From a region of the Bacteroidia bacterium genome:
- a CDS encoding antibiotic biosynthesis monooxygenase: MIIRLVKMTFRPECTEDFVKIFLKYRREISNSPGCSHLDLLRDKQDPGVFFTLSHWDGEESLLAYRNSELFKIVWHQTKQLFASDPQAWSTVVAG, translated from the coding sequence ATGATTATTCGTCTGGTAAAAATGACCTTCCGGCCGGAATGCACGGAGGATTTTGTTAAGATTTTTCTAAAATACCGCAGGGAAATTTCGAACTCCCCCGGATGTTCCCACCTGGACCTTCTCCGAGATAAGCAGGACCCCGGCGTTTTCTTTACGCTCTCTCACTGGGATGGGGAAGAATCGCTGCTCGCCTACCGGAACTCAGAACTTTTTAAGATTGTATGGCACCAGACAAAGCAGCTGTTTGCATCTGACCCACAGGCCTGGAGTACGGTGGTGGCCGGATAG
- a CDS encoding DUF4907 domain-containing protein, giving the protein MKNLIVIALYFGLTSCGNETTPADTHVKGDSTTVHTDTIPKINPYKDATVEVVVFENAAAGGGQKGFGYDIKIDGKTYIHQPNIPAVPGNDGFIEEERARKTGELVAYKVKNNIMPPSVTLEELDSLGVLK; this is encoded by the coding sequence ATGAAAAACTTGATTGTTATAGCATTGTATTTCGGACTGACCTCCTGCGGAAATGAAACAACGCCTGCAGACACACACGTTAAAGGCGACTCAACCACCGTGCATACCGATACCATTCCGAAAATTAATCCCTACAAAGATGCCACGGTAGAGGTTGTAGTATTTGAGAATGCCGCTGCAGGAGGGGGACAGAAGGGATTTGGTTACGATATTAAGATTGACGGGAAAACATATATACATCAACCCAACATTCCTGCTGTTCCCGGCAACGATGGTTTCATAGAGGAAGAAAGGGCCCGGAAAACGGGAGAGCTGGTGGCCTACAAAGTCAAGAACAATATCATGCCGCCCAGCGTTACACTGGAGGAGCTGGATAGCCTCGGGGTACTGAAATAA